From Lolium perenne isolate Kyuss_39 chromosome 5, Kyuss_2.0, whole genome shotgun sequence, a single genomic window includes:
- the LOC127300454 gene encoding uncharacterized protein: MAGTIDVLDNDDLRDILRRLSAADLLRAALACHRWRRVASRCCPRAAPLLGYFFHPTKDSDRTCSDAVFNPLDASVPRLSLDFAPDASNFQLYDSHQGLLLLEPAVNLPKGILPRFLVLDPATRRRVLLPPPPRDTVPDDRIWCTSRYYIGSALLSRAHPSKLSFEAICFAIDDGHPRAWVASVDDGDCRWRALPRDEDVLVEFDPWLFEKRGVHAAGKIYWHICNSWRVLVLDPSTLKFSYLRAPDALGCAKYRVGETPEDGRLCIVTDAESQLQLWVRGQTRWSDRGWLLERKIVDLRVLCDMMPGLPNHPMFRTLSVWPSDMDAARSGKVFIRTMGYGRFSFHLDTGKLERLSTETGMDYGHPIFAYFLAWPPAFLAPDQY, from the exons ATGGCGGGCACCATCGATGTCCTCGACAACGACGACCTCCGCGACATCCTCCGCCGTCTCTCCGCGGCCGACCTCCTCCGTGCCGCCCTCGCCTGCCACCGCTGGCGCCGCGTGGCCTCCCGTTGCTGCCCCCGCGCAGCCCCGCTCCTCGGCTACTTCTTCCACCCCACCAAGGACTCCGATCGAACCTGTTCCGACGCCGTGTTCAACCCCCTCGACGCCTCCGTCCCGCGCCTCTCCCTCGACTTCGCCCCGGACGCCTCCAACTTCCAGCTCTACGACTCCCACcaaggcctcctcctcctcgaaccGGCCGTCAACCTCCCCAAGGGCATCCTCCCCcgcttcctcgtcctcgacccGGCCACCCGCCGCCGCGTGCTCCTCCCGCCGCCCCCGCGCGACACGGTGCCCGACGACCGCATTTGGTGCACCTCCAGGTACTACATCGGCTCCGCGCTCCTCTCCCGCGCGCACCCCAGCAAGCTCTCCTTCGAGGCCATCTGCTTCGCCATCGACGACGGGCACCCGCGCGCCTGGGTCGCGTCCGTGGACGACGGCGACTGCCGCTGGCGCGCGCTCCCGCGGGACGAGGATGTCCTCGTCGAATTCGACCCCTGGCTGTTCGAGAAACGCGGCGTGCACGCCG CCGGAAAGATCTACTGGCACATCTGCAACTCCTGGCGCGTGCTCGTGCTGGACCCCTCCACGCTCAAGTTCTCCTACCTGCGGGCGCCGGACGCGCTGGGCTGCGCCAAGTACCGCGTCGGGGAGACGCCGGAAGACGGGCGGCTCTGCATCGTGACCGACGCCGAGAGCCAGCTGCAGCTCTGGGTGCGCGGGCAGACCAGGTGGAGCGACAGGGGCTGGCTTCTCGAGAGGAAAATCGTCGACTTGCGCGTGCTCTGCGACATGATGCCTGGCCTGCCCAACCACCCCATGTTCAGGACCCTCAGCGTCTGGCCCAGTGACATGGACGCCGCCCGCTCCGGCAAGGTTTTCATCAGAACCATGGGGTACGGCCGCTTCTCCTTCCATCTCGATACGGGCAAGCTCGAGCGTCTGTCCACGGAAACCGGCATGGATTACGGACACCCCATCTTCGCCTACTTTCTCGCATGGCCGCCCGCCTTCCTTGCTCCCGATCAGTACTGA